In Vigna angularis cultivar LongXiaoDou No.4 chromosome 8, ASM1680809v1, whole genome shotgun sequence, the DNA window acttgGCTTTAACTCCTCTAAGGTGAGTAAGGATAAAATAAGTAATCAAAGTTGTCGATGAGAAAATTAATGGTTGACGTTGCAACATGCTCTTCTTGGTTTCTTATGCATGTATATGTAATATAGGCTGTTGACGTTTTTATTCATGACTGGAATTACTTACTTACTTTATCTTCTAAAGTGAGTTGTTTATGTTTAGAAGAGTGGGATCCATGTCACTCTTGTGTAAACCATGGGAAATATTTAGAATCTTCATGACTTCTTATTCGACCTTCTGCTGATAATGATGCAGAATGAGCTTGCTATTTTGGAATTTATACACCTCTTGGTTGAAACAATGGATCGTCATTTTGGCAATGTGGTATGTCTCGATTTAGAAACTGATCTTCCCTGTTTTGAAGGTATATTCCGGTAATTTACTTATTTCTCCTTCACTTTTACTTGCAGTGCGAGCTAGATATTATGTTCCATTTAGAAAAGGCGCATTTTATGTTGGAAGAAATGGTTATGAATGGTTGTATTGTGGAGacaaacaaatcaaatattctGACTCCAATTCAGCTGATGGATAAAACATCTtgaaggagaaaaaaagaaatatgccCGGCTTTTGATGTATGAATATCGTTCTGTGTACAATAGACAAGATAATCTATAATTTTCAGTATGAAGGAAAATTCGCGTGTAACTTTCTGTCTTGTTTTTCTCACACCCCTTGTATGAATGATTAtgaactagtttttttttttttttttttcaaatggcATTTGGCATTAGAAAAATACCCTGATAAtggaaattataaatttcaaattaagatTGCACGTTGACCGTTCCGACCAGTTGAGGTGTAGTTATGTAACATACGCAATAAATTTTCCAGCCGGATGTAGGAGTCTAAagattatctattttattttagggttaatTGCATGAACATGGCTTTCAAATGGACTTTCCTATAGTTGAATATGAAAGGCTCGAGCTACTAAATGCTAAAGCCATGACAATCGTTCAGAGTAACATTCTAAAGAGGACAAGCTGCaatgttttataattgtatttttaaataattaaaaaaggttTCGGATAAATGTATAGAAAGTGTTCTTATAATTTCACGAATTCTGAAGAGTGATGAGATAAGTGGAGAATTAAACCTAACGTGTTTTTGCATCTAAATCAAATGTTAAGTTGGTAGTAATCATTTACGTTTTGATTGGTATATAGGACAGAAATAGGAagatgtaaataaaattaatgagtGAAAATAAGTCAAAAATAAAGTAGAAAGAAGGAAATGAAGGTATTTAGTTAAACAACAATGAAAAAAacgaagagaaaaaagaaaaagatgaatacaaataaattagaaatggtaagttttattaattaaaaggttcattcttttatattataccAAATACCCATCAACGTATTTCGTTCACTTAAATGTTTTCAACTTACCTACCAAACAGGTCCTTCActatttagatttatatttgaaaatataactgTTGTTTCATCTCAATTCATATAGTCAAAAGCATTTCTGTTTGGGTTCATAAGATATGGGAGCACTACTATTCAACCACATCAGTTGTATTTTATGTGAGAATGATGAACAGAGTACCATCAAGTTTTCAACGGTTGGGAGAATGATgaactaataatttttttttctttgtcagGCATGGTATAGATTAATGcctaaaaaatttgtattttgttcTGAAATGTCTGTATTGTACAATTTTGATGCTGATTGATCGATACAATCAAACAGCAGCCGGACATCCACCTTTTCGAGGATCACTTACGGCAATAAGAGTACCATGCTTTGATTGTAAGTTGATGTTTTTACCAATTTTCCTATTCATGTCAGTTGCAGTTTTCGGATTTTGAACAACAAATTGAGTGATAGCTAAAGCTCCACACTCACTCAGTATATGACCTCTTTCTTCCAGGAAAATCCTTCTTTCTTTAGAAAGCTCAATGTGATCACCGTTCAGTGCAGTCAAATTCTCATAACTAACTACATTTGGTATTAGCTGCATGAGATAAAGATCCAAATCAGATCCAAGTTTGGAGCATCACACATCACGGAATTATCTAAATAAAGATCAGTCAGTACCTTGTGATAGATCCTTGGGCTCAGAACTGCATCCAAGGGTTTCATTCCCAAGATGAAATGATTAACAAAGACTTGAATCACTGCTGGAGCAATGTTCATTCCACCGCTCCCTCCAAGCACCCCAACCAACTCGTCATTCTGCAAGAGGAATGTTCATGTGTAAGAATCCTTACTCTCCAAATTTAATAAGGTAATTGCTTTTTTCTTGGTTAGAATTGATGATATGGAGGTTTGAGCAATTCACACTGAAAATTCAAAGCAATACCTTTGTGACGATAAGAGGAGTCATGGAAGACAGTGGTCTTTTGTTTGGTTCAATAAAGTTTGCTGGAGCTGGAGGCAGCTTATCAGGGGATATTTCAGTGGGTGCAGAGAAGTCATCCATCTCATTGTTGACCAAAATACCAGTAGAAGTAGAACGAAACCCAGCTCCAAAATGATAGTTTACTGTTGATGTTAGTGATACAGCATTTCTATCAGCATCAACAATACACAAATGACTTGTTCCATGATCTCTCAGTTGACTCCACCTGCCCAACAACATGGTTATCAATTACTTTTTGTTAACAACTTAGTGATTTTTCAACACATCTTGCAAAAGGGAATGTTTTTATTCCAATTTCCAGTAGTAGATCGCACCTGCTCATATAGTACTCTGGAGGGAAAGTAGTGTTATCAAAAATCATTTGCTGAATTTCTTTGGCAAAAGATGGGGAAAGCATTTTGGATATAGTATCATCAATGTTTTCAACGAAGTTAGGGTCACCCAAGTTCATTCTAACAGAAAACATGAATCTCAGAGCTTCTATTAGACGATGTAGACCAAGATTTCCCCTTGCAGCATTAGGATCTCCATAACTGTACAAGATGTTTAGAACCTGTTCACAAACAACCAAAAACAAAAGGACATGAGAAACAATTGTTGCAGAATTCCCATTGATATTAAATGGTGTTCCCCAGGTTTTGCTTTATTGGAGATATAAAATTCATCTATCAATAGACTAATGAAACTGCTTAAGCTTTTAGAATGACATGCTCCAATCTTTGAACCAAAACAGTTGATTCTATTCCGTATATGCAGTAATagaatcatgaaaaaaaaaggatgtCTTAATATCTACAGAGCAACATGGCAGAAAAGAGGGGAGAGGAATGTACAAACCAGTGAAAGAGCAAGTGTTCCAGACGAAGGAGGTGGCATTCCATATATGGTGTATCCCATCACATTCAGAGTCATTGCATCTGCTATTTCCACCTTGTAATTGCGTAGATCTTCCATTGTTAAAATGCCACCAGCCTCTTTGATATCCTTCACTAACTTTTCAGCAATGGTACCATTGTAGAAAGCTTGTGGCCCTTGCTCTGCCACTACCTCCAAGGTGCGACCGAGTTCCTCATTTTTACACACATCCCCTTCTTTCAGCAAAGTTCCTTCGGGTGCATATAGCTTTCTTAACCCAGGATCATCCAATATCTTTTTGGCATCTTCAGCTATGAAACCTCCAAGAGTAGGAGACACTTCAAAACCCTTTTTAGCAAGTTCTATAGCTGGTTGGAATAAGGTCTTCCATGGAAATCGTCCATGCTTTAACCAAGCTGCATGAAGGCCTGCCAATTCACCAGGAACTCCCATTGACAATACACCTAAGCTCTTATCCTTGAGATTTTTCTCATACATATTCTGTTTGTCGGCAGTAAAATATACACACAAGCATAAGTTACAGTATTGTGGATTTCCATGGATGAAAATGAACTGTTATCATTCAACACGTCCAAGTAAGCAGTAAAAGCCAAGATTGTTCTGTGGATCCGAATAAATAAACATACCCAGAAGCTCTGACAagtaaaattttcaatctttataaataaataaaaagttctCTACAAACTAATTtgtagaatttttttctttataaatattttgaagaagTTTATCTAAACAGGTTGAACATACTAAAAGGAAAATGTTAATTTTGTCCTTTGATATTTCAAGCATGAGGTTCAACAGCTTTAATGGTTTAGCAGAAAGAGTTAACTTCAAACCTGTGAAGCAGCTGCAGGAGCAGTTTCTCTCATGTCGAAAGCTTGTGTTTGGGAGGTTGAAGAAGATCGAACAACCATGAAACCGCCACCCCCTATGCCACTTGATGCTGAGAGAACAACACCAATGCATAATGCAGCCGCCACTGCAGCATCCACAGCATGTCCACCCTGCTTAATCAATGAAACACCAATTGCAGAACATCGAGCATCATCAGTTGCAACAACTCCCACATCTGATTCTACAATATCTTCATCACTGGTTGTCAACTCTTCATTATATTTTTCTGCTCCTGATAGTATTCCATAACTGGTGCTGTCTTTGACTACTACTCCAACaactgtaaaaaaaattgtgctaAGCATTACTAGATTTGGTTTACCAACATCAATATGATAATCTAGTTGTGTTACTGTGAAGCTGATGTTTGTCACAGAAGTTCACTGTCCTCCTAGTCACCCTCTGATGTACACCTTTTTCCAGATTCCACACTACATTCtatatttctaattttgatGTACAAAAAAGTTAGTCTTTTTCCAACTAAATGTTTAATTTACACCATCTTCATCCAGAAAATTAGAAGACTGGgctattttttcataatatttgcTTCTGCAAACTCAGTTTTGGTGGTTCCAAACTTCTTGGAATCTCAACTAATTACAACTATATTAGATTCaactttcaaaataattattacagttatatatatatatatatatatatatatatatatatatatatatatatatatataataattcatgAGTTTCGTCCCAAACTAGGACACTGCAACAAATTACTGACAAATGCAGCATGGGCAGTCACAGAGAGCAAATAATTTCTGTTAACGTCAGTCAGAGCAGAAGTCTCGATTACAGAACCAAGAGCAAAATTAGGAATTACTTTTTAGGGTGatgatcaatttaaaatatcatgGAGAAAGAGTAATTAAATTCTGATAGTTATGATGTAGGTAAAAGCTTCAATACATTTTTCAGaacaaatgataaaaataacGTAAAAAAGATCACCCAATCATTCAATATCAATAAAAAGAATCCTACATTTTTCTTATAGATGTCGAACTTCAAAACGTGATGATCACAACATTAAGAATCTTGTTGCAGAACTTGTGCATTAACTCTTTACTTTTTACCCAAAATCAATCATTTGAAAACTCATTTATCTAATCGTTCATCCCAAACAAAATGTCGTCTTTTAACTTTCCCTGTCATGAACACTGTGAAGGGATGCAAGAGGGTAGTCTCTGACTTAGCAGAACTTCTTTAACAAACGTTAAATTCATCCATGTAAAACAACATCTTCACGTAATTCACAGTCGAGATCATATGACAAAAACAATTCTTCAAAACCCCACGAATAATAAAACTGTAAAAAAGTGAAATGAATCAGAAAGTTACTGACTTGTGGCAGCCACGAATGCGCAGAAGATGATTTTGATCCATTTGTGTTTGTAAGGCAAAACTTGGGATTTCAATAACAAAGGAGAATCCATGATGGTGTGTGGTGAGTGTTCGACAAAAGGTTCGTTCAGAACGAAGATATTTGTAAAGAAAACTTGATGATAATGATGATACCGATGGTGATGCTGACGTATGGTATCCACCGGAATTCAGTCCGGTTCGGTGTGGCTGATGAATGTGACAATTAGAAACATACCCATTAATCTATAAGCCATACAATATATAATACAAGTaactaattaactaattaattaaaagctCGTGCCTTTCATTAACAgaataattagttattaaacAACGTTTGTTCGTGTTCTATGAAGATATTTAGGAAACAACATTAAATACGACATACTGAGAATCACCTTGGCTTGGAAATAGTAATGGCTGGATTCAGGTACATCTTCAGTGAAAGagtagaaaagaaagaagaatggaTTTTCTTGAAATAGGCAGGGCTATATAAATTAAGATTTCAGTATttaattattagattttatttcaAGTTAAAGTTCTTTTGATGAATTATTTGTCAATTAACAATTGCGTGAAAGCAACAAATTCCATTATCATGACTAGTTGTTGTGTTGGATCTTCTTGTAAGTTTGTGATATTGGtagctttttttatttttttatttttcctatttttaaagttaaagttcatgttaaaaattcaagttttaacttttaaaaatgttgcattttaaaccacacttttaattattatttttaaaaaaaaagtagcatTAACATTGCGTCTAACAAAACCTTGAGAAGATGTGACAGTTTTCTAACATTATGCTAGGTAGATTTTAATTATgttcatctttttaatttatgaaattaaaaaatttataacggatatgaaattcttatctttttttatttttttcacgtatctatatattaaatactattttattaaaaataaaagaaaaaaatataacattatcaAAAAGTTAATCACAAAAtgacaaaaaagaaatattatatcattGTTTGCCATCTCTAAGTAAAatagtgaaaattaaaattctactttttaaatatttttattcacagGAATAATAAACAACCAGTTTGATGTGAAATTGAtatcaatagaaaaaaaatatatatctcccatttttttatttgaataaaattgtttctttattaaaaaatatctatatagttaaaaacaaaaagtgtCCCACAATGTAGCAATAAAATACAAAACTCaagatattatataaattgCCACCTGACATCATATATTAGTAGATTACTATTGTTtcaatttctatatatatatatatatatatatatatatatatatatatatatatatatatataatattctctGTCCCTACACATAGAAACCCTTTTATGAACATTAATAATAAGAAATCAAAAAGAAATTGCCGTGTAcaacttattttattcaattaccATAATGTATTTATCCCTCATTTTGCTCagaattcataaataaaaaacctATCTAATGCACTTTTGGTGGAAGTCAGAAATGTCATATCTACATTTATCTTCATCAACTTGAATAACTCTTAATTCATAGTTTTTACATAGAATTGGAATTAGAggaaactgttttttttttctataaatgttCATAATTAATGTCTAGTTCAACATGCATTAAATGAaagtaattaagaaaaatactgcattttattatttttctatttatttttaattatacttttattaagaaaaaatagttttatttaataataatatatttaaaattcaataaatgtTCTATTACCTTT includes these proteins:
- the LOC108343700 gene encoding glutathione hydrolase 3; the protein is MDSPLLLKSQVLPYKHKWIKIIFCAFVAATIVGVVVKDSTSYGILSGAEKYNEELTTSDEDIVESDVGVVATDDARCSAIGVSLIKQGGHAVDAAVAAALCIGVVLSASSGIGGGGFMVVRSSSTSQTQAFDMRETAPAAASQNMYEKNLKDKSLGVLSMGVPGELAGLHAAWLKHGRFPWKTLFQPAIELAKKGFEVSPTLGGFIAEDAKKILDDPGLRKLYAPEGTLLKEGDVCKNEELGRTLEVVAEQGPQAFYNGTIAEKLVKDIKEAGGILTMEDLRNYKVEIADAMTLNVMGYTIYGMPPPSSGTLALSLVLNILYSYGDPNAARGNLGLHRLIEALRFMFSVRMNLGDPNFVENIDDTISKMLSPSFAKEIQQMIFDNTTFPPEYYMSRWSQLRDHGTSHLCIVDADRNAVSLTSTVNYHFGAGFRSTSTGILVNNEMDDFSAPTEISPDKLPPAPANFIEPNKRPLSSMTPLIVTKNDELVGVLGGSGGMNIAPAVIQVFVNHFILGMKPLDAVLSPRIYHKLIPNVVSYENLTALNGDHIELSKERRIFLEERGHILSECGALAITQFVVQNPKTATDMNRKIGKNINLQSKHGTLIAVSDPRKGGCPAAV